Proteins from a genomic interval of Pseudomonas versuta:
- a CDS encoding outer membrane lipoprotein carrier protein LolA gives MTPIDKCCSRCRRLRSSPKGSRFSRSEGPSALIAAFGSDYRKWLLTLLLGFSSFAHAFDLQQLSAQLARPQVIHGDFIQEKHLRALPKPLTSTGTFVLARDHGLLWQLKTPLQQDYRITAQGIARRNGNEWQMLPGKSAGAEQNRLFLAVLQGDSSGLQRDFDLQLQGEAKDWKLTLTPRSLLLKQIFTRINIDGGELVQRIELQETQGDSTLLKMQNSVSNQPLSDAEQHDFAQ, from the coding sequence ATGACCCCGATCGACAAATGTTGTAGTCGCTGCCGAAGGCTGCGATCGAGCCCGAAGGGGTCGCGCTTTTCCCGCAGTGAAGGTCCTTCGGCCCTTATCGCAGCCTTCGGCAGCGACTACAGGAAATGGCTGCTTACCCTCTTATTGGGCTTTTCATCTTTTGCCCATGCCTTCGACCTGCAACAGCTCAGCGCACAACTGGCCCGGCCGCAGGTTATCCACGGCGATTTCATCCAGGAAAAACACTTGCGCGCCCTGCCCAAGCCGCTGACCAGCACCGGGACCTTTGTGCTGGCCAGGGACCACGGCCTGCTCTGGCAGCTCAAAACCCCGCTGCAGCAGGATTACCGCATCACCGCCCAGGGCATCGCCCGGCGCAACGGCAATGAATGGCAAATGCTCCCCGGCAAGAGCGCCGGCGCCGAGCAAAACCGGCTGTTCCTCGCCGTATTGCAAGGCGACAGCAGCGGCCTGCAGCGCGACTTTGACCTGCAACTGCAAGGCGAAGCCAAGGACTGGAAGCTGACCCTGACCCCGCGTTCACTGCTGCTCAAACAGATCTTCACCCGTATCAATATCGACGGTGGCGAACTGGTGCAGCGCATCGAGTTGCAAGAAACCCAGGGCGACAGCACCTTGCTCAAGATGCAAAACAGCGTCAGCAACCAGCCATTGAGCGACGCGGAGCAGCATGATTTTGCGCAGTGA
- a CDS encoding MMPL family transporter produces the protein MILRSERWLPRGFLILLLAVLAVAAWQWRHGAPLSANLMELVPGESPDALELSAEQRMQEPLNREMLVLVGSADRQQAIATAQQLGETWQASGLFEKVQWNLQADLPALRQQLLRGRLAMLAEDDRTQLIEHPDAFIQQRVQSLYDPFTGFSLVPSQDDWLGLTGRIQNSQPARGTVQLDIGSGALIADADGKSWVLLRARTRGNAFDMKLPLQVAALLEQSSQQAASNHVQLLAASGLLYAASAQQQASREITWVGGGATLGILLLLLLAFRRWRVLLAFVPVLVGMLFGAVACVAFFGSMHVMTLVLGSSLIGVAVDYPLHYLSKSWSLKPWRSWPALRLTLPGLSLSLATSCIGYLALAFTPFPALTQIAIFSAAGLVGAYLSAVCLLPALLKGVELRPAQWPLSIAQTLLDIRGALLKKIPTPALLALLLAFCAAGLWQLTSKNDVRQWVGAPPQLMAQAQAIARITGYQPTSQFFLVRADNEQQLLERQAALSERLDQLVNMGKLQGYLALNQLVSQPGEQQQLRAALDQLPQHWQPLLELGVPQEALQNELAQLKALPEQHVDDAMTGPLAEPWRALWLGKNPQGVAAMVSLQGLNNASLLRVQALDLPGVQLVDRLGDLNKVFAATQISAAELKLLSCALIVLLLIAPFGFRGALRIVALPLLAALCSLASLGWLGQPLTLFSLFGLLLVTAISVDYAILMREQIGGAAVSLLGTLLAALTTWLSFGLLAVSSTPAVSNFGLAVSLGLAFSFILAPWARKQEHTPC, from the coding sequence ATGATTTTGCGCAGTGAACGCTGGTTGCCCCGTGGTTTTCTGATCCTGCTGCTGGCCGTACTCGCAGTGGCCGCCTGGCAATGGCGTCATGGCGCACCGCTGTCGGCCAACCTGATGGAACTGGTGCCCGGTGAGTCGCCGGACGCCCTGGAACTCAGCGCCGAACAGCGCATGCAAGAACCGCTGAACCGCGAGATGCTGGTGCTGGTGGGCAGCGCCGATCGCCAGCAGGCCATCGCCACCGCTCAGCAGCTGGGCGAAACCTGGCAAGCCAGCGGCCTGTTTGAAAAGGTGCAGTGGAACCTGCAAGCCGACCTGCCGGCGCTGCGCCAACAACTGCTGCGCGGACGTCTGGCGATGCTGGCCGAAGATGACCGCACACAACTGATTGAACACCCCGATGCCTTCATCCAGCAGCGGGTGCAATCGCTGTACGACCCGTTTACCGGCTTCAGTCTGGTGCCGAGTCAGGACGACTGGCTGGGCCTGACCGGGCGCATTCAGAACAGTCAGCCGGCCCGCGGCACAGTGCAACTGGATATCGGCAGCGGGGCCCTGATCGCCGATGCCGACGGCAAAAGCTGGGTGCTGCTGCGGGCGCGGACCCGGGGCAACGCCTTTGACATGAAGCTGCCGCTGCAAGTGGCCGCCCTGCTCGAACAAAGCAGCCAGCAGGCCGCCAGCAACCACGTGCAACTGCTGGCCGCCAGCGGCCTGTTATATGCGGCGAGCGCGCAACAACAAGCGAGCCGCGAAATAACCTGGGTCGGCGGCGGTGCCACCCTGGGGATTCTCCTGCTGTTGCTGCTGGCTTTTCGTCGCTGGCGAGTGCTGCTGGCCTTTGTCCCGGTGCTGGTCGGCATGCTGTTTGGCGCGGTGGCCTGCGTCGCCTTCTTTGGCAGCATGCACGTGATGACGCTGGTGCTGGGCTCCAGCCTGATCGGCGTGGCAGTGGATTACCCGCTGCATTACCTGTCCAAGAGCTGGAGCCTGAAACCCTGGCGCAGCTGGCCTGCCTTGCGCCTGACCTTGCCCGGGCTGAGCCTGAGCCTGGCCACCAGTTGCATCGGTTACCTGGCCCTGGCCTTTACCCCGTTCCCGGCCCTCACCCAGATCGCCATTTTCTCCGCCGCCGGCCTGGTCGGTGCTTACCTCAGCGCCGTATGCCTGCTGCCCGCCCTGCTCAAGGGCGTCGAGCTGCGCCCCGCGCAATGGCCGCTGAGCATTGCGCAAACCCTGCTGGATATCCGTGGCGCATTGCTGAAAAAGATCCCCACACCCGCCTTGCTGGCCTTGTTGCTGGCGTTCTGCGCCGCCGGTTTGTGGCAACTGACCAGTAAAAACGATGTCCGCCAATGGGTCGGCGCACCGCCGCAGTTAATGGCCCAAGCCCAGGCTATTGCGCGGATCACCGGCTACCAGCCCACCAGTCAGTTTTTCCTGGTGCGCGCCGACAATGAACAGCAGTTGCTGGAGCGCCAGGCCGCCCTCAGTGAACGTCTGGATCAGCTGGTCAACATGGGCAAGCTGCAAGGCTATCTGGCGCTCAACCAGCTGGTCAGTCAGCCCGGCGAGCAACAGCAACTGCGGGCCGCCCTGGATCAGCTGCCGCAACACTGGCAGCCACTGCTGGAGCTTGGCGTCCCTCAAGAAGCCCTGCAAAACGAACTGGCGCAGCTCAAAGCCCTGCCCGAGCAGCATGTTGACGATGCCATGACGGGGCCGCTGGCCGAGCCGTGGCGTGCGCTGTGGCTGGGTAAAAACCCTCAGGGCGTGGCCGCGATGGTCAGCCTGCAAGGGTTGAACAATGCCAGCCTGTTGCGGGTGCAAGCACTGGACTTGCCCGGTGTGCAACTGGTGGACCGGCTGGGGGATTTGAACAAGGTGTTCGCCGCCACCCAAATCAGCGCCGCCGAATTGAAGCTGTTGTCCTGCGCCCTGATCGTGTTGCTGTTGATCGCACCCTTCGGTTTTCGCGGCGCGCTGCGCATCGTCGCCCTGCCATTGCTGGCCGCGCTGTGCAGCCTGGCCAGCCTCGGCTGGCTGGGCCAGCCGCTGACCCTCTTTAGCCTGTTCGGTTTATTGCTGGTAACGGCCATCAGCGTCGATTACGCCATCCTGATGCGCGAGCAAATCGGCGGGGCCGCGGTCAGCCTGCTCGGCACCTTGCTCGCGGCACTGACCACCTGGCTGTCATTCGGCTTGCTGGCCGTGTCCAGCACGCCTGCGGTGAGCAACTTCGGGCTGGCGGTGAGCCTGGGGCTGGCGTTCAGCTTCATCCTCGCGCCATGGGCCAGGAAACAGGAGCACACCCCATGCTGA
- a CDS encoding NAD(P)/FAD-dependent oxidoreductase, producing MSVVDMERRQVVVIGAGPSGAIAAALLKRKGHDVLIVERQHFPRFSIGESLLSHCLDFVEEAGMLEAVQAAGFQLKNGAAFAWGEQYSAFDFGDTFSNGKPTTFQVQRADFDKLLADQAALQGVEIRYGETVSAVDVERSKPLLQVVREDASRYQIEADFILDASGYGRVLPRLLDLEAPSSFPIRQAVFTHIEDRIDCEGFEREKILITTHPTRRDIWFWTIPFSNGRCSVGVVAAAEQFSGHSQNLDQCLRGFIDQTPSLGRVLANAVWDTPARTIGGYSANVKTLHGPGFALLGNAAEFLDPVFSSGVTIAMRSASMAAAVLHRQLQGEAVDWQTEFAEPLKRGVDTFRCYVEGWYAGTFQDVIYHPDSSPQIRRMISAILAGYAWDERNPFVSEPKRRLRMLSDICATETV from the coding sequence GTGTCAGTAGTAGATATGGAACGTCGTCAGGTGGTGGTGATTGGTGCCGGGCCCTCCGGCGCAATCGCGGCTGCCCTGCTCAAACGCAAAGGCCATGATGTATTGATCGTCGAGCGCCAGCACTTCCCGCGCTTCTCCATCGGCGAAAGCCTGCTGTCGCACTGCCTGGATTTCGTCGAAGAAGCCGGCATGCTCGAGGCGGTGCAAGCCGCCGGTTTTCAGCTTAAGAACGGTGCTGCCTTTGCCTGGGGCGAGCAGTACAGCGCCTTCGATTTTGGTGACACCTTCAGCAATGGCAAGCCCACCACATTCCAGGTCCAGCGCGCCGATTTCGACAAGTTGCTGGCCGACCAGGCCGCACTGCAAGGCGTCGAAATCCGCTATGGCGAAACCGTGAGCGCAGTGGATGTCGAGCGCAGCAAACCGCTGCTGCAGGTTGTACGCGAAGACGCCAGCCGCTATCAGATCGAGGCCGACTTTATCCTCGACGCCAGCGGTTACGGACGCGTACTGCCGCGCTTGCTCGACCTCGAGGCGCCCTCCAGTTTCCCGATACGCCAGGCGGTGTTCACCCACATTGAGGACCGGATTGACTGCGAGGGTTTCGAGCGCGAAAAAATCCTCATCACCACCCACCCGACCCGGCGCGACATCTGGTTCTGGACCATCCCCTTCAGCAATGGCCGCTGTTCGGTGGGAGTGGTGGCGGCGGCAGAACAGTTTTCCGGACACAGCCAAAACCTCGACCAGTGCCTGCGCGGTTTTATCGATCAGACCCCAAGCCTGGGCCGGGTGCTGGCCAATGCCGTGTGGGACACCCCGGCACGCACCATCGGTGGTTACTCGGCCAACGTCAAAACCCTGCACGGGCCGGGTTTTGCCTTGCTGGGCAATGCCGCCGAGTTCCTCGACCCGGTGTTCTCTTCGGGCGTGACCATTGCCATGCGCTCGGCCAGCATGGCCGCCGCAGTGCTGCACCGCCAGCTGCAAGGCGAAGCCGTAGACTGGCAAACCGAGTTTGCCGAACCGCTCAAGCGCGGGGTCGACACCTTCCGCTGCTATGTCGAAGGCTGGTACGCCGGCACCTTCCAGGACGTGATCTATCACCCTGACAGCTCACCGCAAATACGCCGCATGATCAGCGCGATTCTGGCCGGCTATGCCTGGGATGAGCGCAACCCGTTTGTCAGCGAACCCAAGCGTCGCCTGCGCATGCTGTCGGACATCTGCGCCACGGAGACCGTATGA
- a CDS encoding class I SAM-dependent methyltransferase — MKPLSDTYVEETRFGFWFLRSHTWQHHVLRVAINDLRSLFSAELPTAPVILDAGCGQGKSFQYLHRTFAPKRLIGLDADPLSLTLSREEARRQGIDIELIGSDCAELEVADASVDILFCHQTFHHLVQQDRALAEFYRVLKPGGYLLFAESTEAYIDTWVIRWLFRHPMHVQKSAAQYLEMIRDQGFEFEAQNVSYPYLWWSRSKDFGLLERLGLRRAKPVGEREETLVNVVARKPAGPAQ, encoded by the coding sequence ATGAAACCTCTGAGCGATACCTACGTTGAAGAAACCCGTTTCGGGTTCTGGTTCTTGCGCAGCCACACCTGGCAGCATCACGTGTTGCGCGTGGCAATCAACGATCTGCGCAGCCTGTTCAGCGCTGAACTGCCAACTGCGCCGGTGATCCTCGATGCAGGCTGCGGCCAGGGCAAGTCATTCCAGTACCTGCACCGCACGTTTGCGCCCAAGCGCCTGATCGGCCTCGACGCCGACCCGCTGAGCCTGACCCTGAGCCGCGAAGAAGCGCGCCGCCAGGGCATCGACATTGAGCTGATCGGCAGTGACTGCGCCGAACTTGAAGTCGCGGACGCCAGTGTCGACATTCTGTTTTGCCACCAGACATTCCATCACCTGGTGCAACAGGACCGGGCGCTGGCCGAGTTTTATCGGGTGCTCAAGCCTGGGGGGTATTTGCTGTTTGCTGAATCTACCGAGGCCTACATCGACACCTGGGTGATTCGCTGGCTGTTCCGCCACCCGATGCACGTACAGAAAAGTGCGGCGCAGTACCTGGAGATGATCCGCGATCAGGGCTTTGAGTTTGAAGCGCAGAACGTGTCGTACCCGTACCTGTGGTGGAGCCGTTCCAAGGACTTCGGGCTGCTGGAACGCCTGGGCCTGCGTCGTGCAAAGCCGGTGGGTGAGCGCGAGGAAACCCTGGTCAACGTGGTGGCACGTAAACCTGCGGGACCTGCGCAGTGA
- a CDS encoding DUF3261 domain-containing protein, protein MSLAMHKTCRSELARELFDLFKNLARKLAPAGLLACLLLSGCTNLPLPKQMPTLTLPMQLHIQREQGDQSQDWLLVIQQQDAGLRWSLMDPLGIPLARQVLQDGNWHADGLLPPNPEARELFAALLFALTPQAGLAANYPQAESASDARFLGSRWQVHYQPPQAFRIDMKGNLHYAISPLEAAP, encoded by the coding sequence GTGAGCCTGGCGATGCACAAAACCTGTAGGAGCGAGCTTGCTCGCGAGCTGTTTGATCTTTTTAAAAATCTCGCGCGCAAGCTCGCTCCTGCAGGGTTGCTGGCGTGTCTGCTATTGAGCGGCTGCACCAACCTGCCGCTGCCCAAACAAATGCCGACCCTGACGTTGCCGATGCAATTGCATATTCAGCGCGAACAGGGCGATCAGAGTCAGGACTGGCTGCTGGTGATTCAGCAACAAGACGCAGGCTTGCGCTGGTCATTGATGGACCCGCTGGGGATTCCCCTGGCGCGTCAGGTGCTGCAGGACGGCAATTGGCATGCCGACGGTTTGTTGCCTCCCAACCCCGAGGCCCGGGAGCTGTTTGCCGCCTTGCTGTTTGCATTGACGCCACAAGCCGGGCTGGCAGCTAATTATCCACAGGCAGAATCGGCGTCCGACGCGCGATTTCTGGGGTCGCGCTGGCAGGTGCATTATCAACCGCCACAAGCGTTTCGCATTGATATGAAGGGCAATCTGCACTACGCCATTAGCCCGTTGGAGGCGGCACCATGA
- a CDS encoding beta-ketoacyl-[acyl-carrier-protein] synthase family protein — MTAYLNALGIICSLGRGPDEVAHRLMAGDCSGMQRASGWVPARSVSVAGVQGALAAIPAELSGHNSRNNQLLLEAALQIREPIEQAIRTWGRDRIAIVLGTSTSGIDEASNGITHYLQHQQFPADYDYQQQELGAPANFLADWLNLSGPAYVISTACTSSARALMSAQRLLDMNLCDVVLCGGVDSLCKLTLNGFSALEAVSDERCNPFSVNRSGINIGEAAVLFLMSRQPAAGHSIALLGAGASSDAHHISAPEPTGRGAAQAMHKALRRASLQASQIGYLNLHGTATRHNDAMESHAVTQVFPQGVSCSSTKPMTGHTLGAAGALEAAFCWLSLTHGNLLPPHVWDGQGDPALAPLNWVTPGQTLASTQQRCLMSNSFAFGGNNVSLIIGDAP; from the coding sequence ATGACCGCATACCTGAATGCATTGGGCATCATCTGTTCACTGGGCCGCGGCCCGGATGAAGTGGCTCACAGGCTGATGGCCGGCGACTGTTCGGGCATGCAGCGCGCCAGCGGCTGGGTGCCCGCACGCTCGGTGTCGGTAGCCGGTGTGCAGGGTGCACTGGCAGCGATTCCGGCTGAACTGAGCGGGCACAACAGCCGCAACAATCAATTGCTGCTCGAAGCGGCATTGCAGATTCGCGAGCCCATTGAGCAGGCAATCCGCACCTGGGGCCGCGATCGCATCGCCATTGTGCTGGGCACCAGCACCTCGGGTATCGATGAAGCCAGCAACGGTATAACCCATTACTTGCAGCATCAGCAGTTCCCTGCCGATTACGATTATCAGCAGCAGGAACTGGGCGCACCGGCCAACTTCCTGGCTGACTGGCTGAACCTCAGCGGTCCGGCCTATGTCATTTCAACCGCCTGTACCTCCAGCGCCCGCGCCCTGATGAGTGCCCAACGCCTGCTGGACATGAATCTGTGCGACGTGGTGCTGTGCGGCGGTGTCGACAGTTTGTGCAAGCTCACCCTCAATGGCTTTTCGGCGCTTGAGGCGGTGTCCGATGAGCGCTGCAACCCGTTCTCGGTAAACCGCAGCGGGATCAATATCGGCGAAGCCGCGGTGCTGTTTTTGATGAGCCGCCAGCCCGCCGCCGGGCATTCGATTGCCCTGCTCGGCGCCGGTGCCAGTTCTGACGCGCACCATATCTCCGCCCCCGAGCCCACGGGCCGGGGCGCGGCTCAGGCAATGCACAAGGCCTTGCGCCGGGCCAGTCTGCAAGCCAGCCAGATCGGCTACTTGAACCTGCATGGCACTGCCACCCGGCACAACGACGCCATGGAAAGTCACGCCGTGACCCAGGTGTTCCCCCAGGGGGTGTCCTGTTCCTCGACCAAGCCCATGACCGGGCACACCCTGGGTGCAGCAGGTGCTCTGGAAGCTGCGTTTTGCTGGCTGAGCCTGACCCACGGCAACCTGCTGCCTCCCCATGTCTGGGATGGCCAGGGCGATCCGGCACTGGCGCCGCTCAATTGGGTGACGCCCGGCCAGACTCTGGCATCTACACAACAACGCTGCCTGATGAGCAACTCGTTTGCTTTCGGCGGCAATAACGTCAGCCTGATTATCGGAGACGCCCCATGA
- a CDS encoding hotdog family protein, with the protein MIDWPLAELLPHAGDMILIDQVLGFDQEQIHTRLTVRAGGLFNREDGSLPAWVGIELMAQSVAAYAGCRARSEGNPVELGFLLGTRKFECNVEHFPAGAELQIHALRSLEDDNGMGVFECHLSGPGIHASARLNVFRPPQAQNYLAQASRETRHD; encoded by the coding sequence ATGATTGATTGGCCGCTCGCCGAATTGCTGCCCCACGCCGGCGACATGATCCTGATCGATCAGGTGCTGGGGTTTGACCAGGAACAGATTCACACCCGCCTTACCGTGCGCGCCGGCGGGTTGTTCAACCGCGAAGACGGCAGCCTCCCGGCGTGGGTGGGCATCGAGTTGATGGCGCAAAGCGTGGCGGCCTATGCCGGTTGCCGCGCACGCAGTGAAGGCAACCCCGTCGAGCTGGGCTTTTTGCTCGGCACGCGCAAATTTGAATGTAACGTCGAGCACTTCCCGGCGGGCGCCGAGTTGCAGATCCACGCCCTGCGCTCGCTGGAAGACGACAACGGCATGGGCGTGTTCGAGTGTCACCTCAGCGGCCCCGGCATTCATGCCAGCGCCCGCCTGAACGTGTTCCGCCCGCCCCAGGCACAAAACTATCTTGCTCAAGCATCCCGGGAGACGCGTCATGACTGA
- a CDS encoding 3-ketoacyl-ACP reductase FabG2: MTESILVTGSSRGIGRAIALRLARAGFDLVLHCRSGRSEADAVMAEVQALGRSARVLQFDVSDRARCREVLEADVEAFGAYYGVVLNAGLTRDGAFPALSEDDWDVVMRTNLDGFYNVLHPVMMPMIRRRKAGRIVCITSVSGLIGNRGQVNYSASKAGLIGAAKALAIELGKRKITVNCVAPGLIDTAMLDENVPVEELMKMIPAQRMGTPEEVAGAVNFLMSDEAGYITRQVLAVNGGLC, encoded by the coding sequence ATGACTGAGTCCATTTTGGTCACAGGTTCCAGCCGTGGCATCGGTCGTGCCATCGCCTTGCGTCTGGCCCGGGCCGGCTTTGATCTGGTGCTGCATTGCCGCAGTGGCCGCAGCGAAGCCGACGCCGTAATGGCCGAAGTACAGGCCCTGGGCCGCAGCGCCCGGGTGCTGCAATTTGACGTGTCGGATCGCGCCCGCTGCCGGGAGGTTCTTGAAGCCGACGTTGAAGCCTTTGGCGCCTATTACGGCGTGGTGCTCAATGCCGGTCTGACCCGCGATGGCGCCTTCCCGGCGTTGAGTGAAGACGACTGGGATGTGGTGATGCGCACCAACCTGGACGGTTTTTACAACGTGCTGCACCCGGTGATGATGCCGATGATCCGCCGCCGCAAGGCCGGGCGCATTGTGTGCATTACCTCGGTGTCGGGCCTGATCGGCAATCGCGGGCAGGTCAATTACAGCGCCTCCAAGGCCGGTCTGATCGGTGCCGCCAAAGCGCTGGCCATCGAACTGGGCAAACGCAAGATCACCGTTAACTGCGTCGCTCCGGGCCTGATCGACACCGCCATGCTCGACGAAAACGTCCCCGTGGAAGAACTGATGAAAATGATCCCCGCACAACGCATGGGCACCCCGGAAGAAGTGGCGGGCGCGGTCAACTTTTTGATGTCCGACGAAGCCGGCTACATCACCCGCCAGGTCCTGGCGGTTAATGGAGGCCTGTGCTGA
- a CDS encoding beta-ketoacyl-ACP synthase, producing the protein MKRVVVTGMAGITSLGSDWASIEANFLAGRSGIRRMDEWDRFTELNTRLAGPIDDFAVPKHWTRKQLRSMGRVSRLAVGAAELALQDAGLLGNPIIRDGRMGVACGSSTGSTDEIKAFGNMLLNSVADGLNANSYVRMMPHTTAANISIFFGLTGRLIPTSSACTSGSQGIGYAYESIKYGRLPLMLAGGAEELCPTEAMVFDALYATSLKNDAPHTSPRPYDKDRDGLVIGEGGGMLVLEELEHALARGAPIHAEIVGFGSNADGQHTTRPEVSTMRRAMELALEDAGIAAQAIGYVNGHGTATEQGDIAETLATSELFGKHMPISSQKSFLGHTLGACGALESWFCIEMMNRDRYVPTLNLDEVDPRCGELDYLRGGFREMHNEYVMNNNFAFGGVNTSLILRRWS; encoded by the coding sequence ATGAAGCGCGTTGTCGTCACCGGCATGGCCGGCATCACCTCGCTGGGCAGTGACTGGGCCAGTATTGAAGCCAATTTTTTAGCCGGACGCAGCGGCATTCGCCGGATGGACGAGTGGGACCGGTTCACTGAGCTCAACACCCGTCTGGCCGGCCCTATCGATGACTTTGCGGTGCCAAAGCACTGGACCCGCAAACAGCTGCGCAGCATGGGCCGGGTCTCACGCCTGGCCGTTGGCGCTGCCGAGCTGGCCTTGCAGGACGCCGGTCTGCTCGGCAACCCGATCATTCGCGACGGGCGCATGGGGGTGGCCTGCGGCTCGTCCACCGGCAGCACCGACGAGATCAAGGCCTTTGGCAACATGCTGCTCAACTCGGTGGCCGACGGTTTGAATGCCAACAGTTACGTGCGCATGATGCCCCACACCACAGCGGCCAATATCAGCATCTTCTTTGGTCTCACCGGGCGCCTGATTCCCACTTCCAGCGCCTGCACCAGTGGCAGCCAGGGCATCGGCTATGCCTACGAATCGATCAAGTACGGACGCTTGCCACTGATGCTCGCGGGCGGCGCCGAAGAACTGTGCCCCACCGAAGCCATGGTGTTTGACGCGCTGTATGCCACCAGCCTGAAAAACGACGCCCCGCACACCAGCCCGCGCCCGTACGACAAGGACCGTGACGGGCTGGTGATCGGTGAAGGCGGCGGCATGCTGGTGCTCGAAGAGCTTGAACACGCCCTGGCCCGTGGCGCCCCTATCCATGCCGAAATCGTCGGTTTTGGCAGCAATGCCGACGGCCAGCACACCACCCGCCCGGAAGTCAGCACCATGCGCCGAGCCATGGAGCTGGCGCTGGAGGACGCAGGCATTGCGGCGCAGGCCATCGGCTATGTGAACGGCCATGGCACGGCCACCGAACAAGGCGACATTGCCGAAACCCTGGCCACCAGTGAGTTGTTCGGCAAGCACATGCCGATCAGCTCGCAGAAGAGCTTTCTGGGCCACACCCTGGGTGCGTGCGGGGCGCTGGAATCGTGGTTCTGTATCGAAATGATGAACCGCGACCGCTATGTACCGACGCTCAACCTGGATGAAGTCGACCCGCGCTGCGGCGAGCTGGATTACCTGCGTGGCGGGTTTCGCGAAATGCACAACGAATACGTGATGAACAACAACTTTGCCTTTGGCGGGGTCAACACGTCGTTGATCTTGCGCCGCTGGTCGTAA
- a CDS encoding LysR family transcriptional regulator: protein MELRHLRYFIAVAEELHFGRAAQLLGISQPPLSQQIQALEQELGARLFDRNNRRVELSEAGRLFLEEARLVLAQVDKAADVARRAQLGELGELKIGFTSSAPFSSSIPQAIFAFRQAFPAVHLNLKEMSSREVAEGVVDESIEVGMIRPLALPDSLTAVELFSEPLVAVIRGDHPLAAGSEAGLQLAALAEEPFVFFPRSYGSGLYAQLMTLARQAGFSPHFSQEAGEAMTIIGLVSAGLGVSVLPASYQHMRIKGVVYRPLLDADAHSAVWLVQRKGQSSPMATAFAELLTRKTVNQPL from the coding sequence ATGGAATTGCGCCATTTACGCTACTTCATCGCTGTTGCCGAAGAACTGCACTTTGGCCGTGCGGCCCAGTTGCTGGGTATCTCCCAGCCGCCGCTGAGCCAGCAAATACAGGCGCTGGAACAAGAACTGGGCGCTCGCCTGTTCGATCGAAACAACCGTCGGGTCGAGCTCAGTGAAGCGGGCCGCTTGTTCCTGGAGGAAGCGCGCCTGGTGCTGGCCCAGGTCGACAAGGCTGCCGATGTAGCCCGGCGCGCACAGCTGGGGGAATTGGGCGAACTGAAAATCGGTTTTACCTCATCGGCGCCATTCAGCTCGAGTATTCCCCAGGCCATATTTGCCTTTCGCCAGGCGTTCCCGGCGGTGCATTTAAACCTCAAGGAAATGAGCAGCCGCGAAGTGGCCGAAGGGGTGGTGGACGAATCCATCGAAGTCGGGATGATCCGCCCGCTGGCGTTGCCGGACTCATTGACCGCCGTTGAACTGTTCAGCGAACCGCTGGTGGCCGTGATCCGGGGCGACCACCCGCTGGCTGCCGGCAGCGAAGCGGGCCTGCAGCTGGCGGCCCTGGCCGAGGAGCCCTTTGTATTCTTCCCGCGCAGTTACGGTAGCGGACTCTATGCACAGCTAATGACCCTGGCCCGCCAGGCAGGTTTCAGCCCGCACTTTTCACAGGAAGCGGGCGAGGCCATGACCATTATTGGCCTGGTCTCGGCGGGGTTGGGCGTATCGGTGCTGCCGGCGTCGTATCAGCACATGCGGATCAAGGGCGTGGTGTATCGGCCGCTGCTTGATGCCGATGCCCATTCAGCGGTGTGGCTGGTGCAGCGCAAGGGCCAAAGCTCGCCGATGGCCACGGCATTTGCCGAACTGCTGACGCGTAAAACCGTTAACCAACCCCTGTAG